From Actinomycetota bacterium, a single genomic window includes:
- a CDS encoding cytochrome c3 family protein has product MAAAIVLAAAFLLVAPIPGGGQIPDSLDLTGDVEALNCAPCHIQIAESRKPGLIFSHGMHLVVSCTACHYKPAHEAGKTYSPPMESCFNCHGISHGPQGDIAAAECSACHSPSFKLRPRTHIKTWAKAPHAERAKNDTNQCMMCHDAPKDCDECHRQEKVDVGPMPATFLGTIPVDLDRPAVIVYPTQPTSMGQCMYCHPDIDDFLPGRVIFAHADHLKRNYQCTVCHPKFGHGTGTKSIRRPDMLSCYRCHGLTHASAGVVATEDCYACHPRDFELMPDDHTKKFQVGDHKKRANKEPEYCAMCHKPGFCVECHMGRRKSGPGSKKVIPVEHKKAAWLSGHGGLYLAQEGACGSCHDSPSCKLCHKTVMPHPADWLKNHKPSTDVGREDCNVCHTDRSSCQSCHHAKVAKLELIPENCVDCHEEMKTEPPTKIKNTGLAEHAVHFDVVERVGRPYVCDDCHIGFSTAHVLQPSSPTQVHDLRLCYDCHGNLDVRKLQIAPWPGSELCRRCHTDMRI; this is encoded by the coding sequence GTGGCGGCCGCCATTGTGCTGGCCGCCGCCTTCCTTCTTGTCGCCCCGATTCCGGGCGGCGGGCAGATTCCCGACAGCCTGGATCTGACCGGCGACGTGGAGGCGCTCAACTGCGCGCCGTGCCACATACAGATAGCGGAGTCGCGCAAGCCCGGGCTCATATTCTCACACGGTATGCACCTCGTTGTGAGCTGCACCGCGTGCCACTACAAGCCGGCCCACGAGGCCGGCAAGACCTACTCTCCGCCCATGGAGTCTTGCTTCAACTGTCACGGCATCTCGCACGGTCCCCAGGGCGACATCGCCGCGGCGGAATGCTCTGCGTGCCATTCGCCGTCGTTCAAGTTGCGGCCCCGAACCCACATCAAGACCTGGGCCAAGGCGCCACACGCCGAACGCGCCAAGAACGACACGAACCAGTGCATGATGTGTCACGACGCGCCCAAGGATTGCGACGAGTGCCACAGACAGGAGAAGGTGGACGTCGGGCCGATGCCGGCGACGTTCCTCGGGACGATCCCGGTGGACCTCGACCGGCCGGCGGTCATCGTCTATCCGACCCAGCCGACCTCGATGGGGCAGTGCATGTACTGCCATCCGGACATCGATGACTTCCTGCCGGGCAGGGTCATCTTCGCCCACGCGGATCACCTCAAGCGCAACTACCAGTGCACCGTGTGCCACCCGAAGTTCGGGCACGGCACGGGCACAAAGAGCATCCGCAGACCGGACATGCTGTCGTGCTACCGCTGTCACGGGCTCACTCACGCGTCGGCGGGAGTAGTCGCTACGGAGGACTGCTACGCGTGTCACCCCAGGGACTTCGAGCTCATGCCGGACGACCACACCAAGAAGTTCCAGGTCGGTGACCACAAGAAGCGGGCGAACAAAGAACCCGAGTACTGCGCGATGTGCCACAAGCCCGGCTTCTGCGTCGAGTGCCACATGGGACGGCGCAAGAGCGGTCCGGGCTCGAAGAAGGTCATTCCTGTCGAGCACAAGAAGGCCGCGTGGCTCAGCGGACATGGTGGGCTCTACCTGGCCCAGGAGGGTGCTTGCGGCTCCTGCCACGACTCGCCGTCGTGCAAGCTCTGCCACAAGACGGTCATGCCGCACCCCGCGGACTGGCTGAAAAACCACAAACCCTCCACAGACGTGGGCCGCGAAGACTGTAATGTATGTCACACGGACCGCAGTTCTTGTCAGAGCTGCCACCACGCCAAGGTCGCGAAGCTAGAGCTGATTCCCGAGAACTGCGTAGACTGTCACGAAGAGATGAAGACGGAGCCTCCCACCAAGATCAAGAACACCGGCCTGGCCGAGCACGCTGTACACTTTGATGTCGTGGAGCGTGTCGGCAGGCCCTACGTGTGCGACGATTGCCACATCGGGTTCTCGACGGCACACGTGTTGCAGCCCTCGTCGCCGACGCAGGTTCACGACCTGAGGCTGTGCTACGACTGTCACGGGAATCTTGACGTGCGCAAGCTGCAGATAGCGCCGTGGCCGGGCTCCGAGTTGTGCCGACGCTGTCACACAGACATGAGGATCTGA
- a CDS encoding tetratricopeptide repeat protein, translated as MAGTAKEGRSVRTPVQSSKYLDIAIKVAVAMLVAALVFLVYSLTSTKLRDQRTSPAARAAQNLIEAVNADPNNPVARLRLADALLAAGDQRGATEQYQEVLLLSKDDPGALAGLATIAMDQGEWRTAEGHWRKIIDVLRTGQYANIDQRLEKAYYYLGSTLMEVKEYEEAARYLKEALRLRPGASDSHFLLGVAYREMDSPMKYREEVELALQFDPLLPEANLELGKILLADGDVAGAAERFRVSADHAPPERPEPAKELAKLGTAEERLATSERLLGEGKRRDALVEARVAAAIDPANIRASRLIAQLHEQLGEKEFAREAWERVLTVAPGDEEAKEAVKRLEGKSE; from the coding sequence ATGGCCGGAACTGCAAAGGAAGGCAGGAGCGTGCGAACCCCCGTTCAGAGTTCCAAGTATCTTGACATCGCGATCAAGGTCGCCGTTGCGATGCTGGTTGCCGCCCTGGTGTTCCTGGTCTACAGCCTCACTTCCACGAAGCTACGCGATCAGCGCACCTCTCCGGCCGCCCGTGCGGCGCAGAACCTGATCGAGGCGGTTAACGCGGACCCGAACAACCCGGTGGCGCGGCTTCGGCTTGCCGACGCGCTCCTCGCTGCGGGCGATCAAAGGGGCGCGACGGAGCAGTACCAGGAGGTACTCCTCCTAAGCAAGGACGACCCCGGCGCTCTTGCGGGTCTGGCAACCATCGCGATGGACCAGGGAGAGTGGCGAACCGCCGAGGGCCACTGGCGAAAGATCATCGACGTGCTGAGGACCGGCCAATACGCCAACATCGACCAGCGTCTCGAGAAGGCCTACTACTACCTCGGGTCCACGCTTATGGAAGTGAAGGAGTACGAAGAGGCGGCACGCTACCTCAAGGAGGCCCTCCGGCTGCGCCCAGGCGCGTCCGATTCGCATTTCCTCCTCGGCGTGGCCTATCGCGAGATGGACTCGCCGATGAAGTACCGTGAGGAAGTCGAACTCGCACTGCAGTTCGACCCGCTCCTCCCCGAGGCGAACCTCGAGCTCGGCAAGATATTGCTGGCCGACGGCGATGTCGCTGGCGCGGCGGAGCGATTCCGGGTCTCTGCGGACCACGCGCCACCGGAACGTCCCGAACCTGCCAAGGAGCTCGCCAAGCTCGGTACCGCCGAGGAGCGGCTTGCAACCTCCGAACGGCTGCTCGGGGAAGGCAAGCGCCGCGATGCGCTCGTTGAGGCGCGGGTCGCTGCCGCCATCGATCCCGCGAACATCCGGGCCTCGAGGCTGATTGCACAGTTGCACGAGCAGCTCGGCGAGAAGGAGTTCGCGAGGGAAGCCTGGGAGCGCGTGCTTACAGTCGCTCCGGGAGACGAGGAAGCCAAAGAAGCTGTGAAACGGCTTGAAGGGAAGTCCGAGTGA